The DNA segment CGCCCAGGGTGATCCCAACCTTTCGCGGTCACACCCCTTTCGTGGGGTCGCTCACTGGCGCTTGCGCGGCCAGCCAGAAGGTGTGATCACCCAGCAGGAAATCAACGCTCACTGGCACAGACTGATAGGAGGAAATGCGGAGAAGGTGGGCCGGAAAGGAGTCGGTGAGTTCGACCGTCACTTTCCGCTCCAGGCTGGCTCCGGGTGGAAGTGAGAACTGCTCCCCGCCCGGATGTCCCCCGGCGATTCGGAAGCCTGTGTTGAGGCCGATCCGGAACCCCCCTGCCAGTTCCCCGCTCCCTTTGTTGGCCACGCTCAGACTGACTGCGACAGTCTCTCCGATTCGAACAGGCGGGATTGCGTCAACTCTCGCCGCCAGTCGAACCTCAGATGAGCGCAGACTGAGGGCAGAGACCGCGGGCCCCACGCCTTCACTGTCAAACTGGCAGGAACCGCCGGTGAGGGTTACCTCGAGTTCGTCTTCGCCGAGAGGATCGTGCCAACGCAACAGGTGGGTGTGTGGTTCGCTGCCAGCGACGCTATCCAACAGGGCCATTGGGTGGTCATCAGAAAACTGGGCGAGGACGGGGAAGTTCAGGAACTTCCAGATGCGCAGCATCTCCCCCTGGGTGGCGGGCAGGAAGCCATGATGCGCGTACAGGCGGTGCGCCGCCACGTTGTTTCTGAAGACCTGAGCGTGGATCGCCAGAAAGCCGGAACGCGCGGCACGCTCTATCGCATGACTCACGATTGCGCTGCCGACGCCCCGCCCCCGGTAGGCACGAGCGACTTCCAAGTTGACCAGTTCCGCGAGCGGGTAGAACTCGCGGTCCAGAATCGCTCGCCCTACGACTCCTCCGCCAATGCGGGCGACGATGCCTTCCTGGTCGCGGAAATCCTCAAGGGTGATGCCAACCGCCGGCCATTGGAAACCGTGGTCGGCGATGCCGGCATG comes from the Armatimonadota bacterium genome and includes:
- a CDS encoding GNAT family N-acetyltransferase — its product is MEDHAYTKSTPVVVEPRDNLAEHAEDLLIARYHAGIADHGFQWPAVGITLEDFRDQEGIVARIGGGVVGRAILDREFYPLAELVNLEVARAYRGRGVGSAIVSHAIERAARSGFLAIHAQVFRNNVAAHRLYAHHGFLPATQGEMLRIWKFLNFPVLAQFSDDHPMALLDSVAGSEPHTHLLRWHDPLGEDELEVTLTGGSCQFDSEGVGPAVSALSLRSSEVRLAARVDAIPPVRIGETVAVSLSVANKGSGELAGGFRIGLNTGFRIAGGHPGGEQFSLPPGASLERKVTVELTDSFPAHLLRISSYQSVPVSVDFLLGDHTFWLAAQAPVSDPTKGV